One Ctenopharyngodon idella isolate HZGC_01 chromosome 3, HZGC01, whole genome shotgun sequence genomic window, ATctgaatgtaaaatgtaatgtacatCTTTCATTACAAAAAGGTAtagtaaaataaacaacaatctTTAAAATGCAATCTGAGTTCGAACAGCACACAAGAAAACCTCGGCAGGGTCTCGAAGGCCTGACGCCTGGATGAGCAACCAGCTTTAAGTGATGGTTGGGAGGCAAGAGATCCTGCAGAACTGTGTCAAGATTGTAAGGAAATTACCCAGATCTACACACCAGCTCAGTCCTTGAGTGTATCGACTGGCTTCTTCATGCATTCGTTACAGCACTGCAATGGAGTTCACTAATCAACTGAATATTTTGGCATGTTTATGCCTCCCATCTAAATGTGCACAGCTGCATTGCTATATGGTCCACATCAATATTTGATCAACATAAATTCCCAAGTGCAAATCCCCACTAAAATGTTCCTTTATTCTCAGAAGAAAAATACACAGTGTGAAAGTCACAAAAGTTTGCATCATAGTCAAGCCGTTATTGCTTACAATGAATACTTTTGTGCTCTAGTTAGTCAGAGAGCTTACAGTACCAGGGCATGTTTTCCATCCAATGACATATCAACATAACATGAGCTCTAGGAGAGAGATCTAGAAAGTAGGAACAGGTTTGAATGAGGATGGAGATGAAGAAGTTTTACCCTGTCGCTACGGGGTTTTGTGGGTCCCTGAAAGTCATCTGTGCTTGGACTGAGCTCGGCTCTGTAAGCTATGGAAATGGGCTTCCCTCAGGACGCGGTTGATGTGCTGGTAGGACAGCAGGTCCTGCTTGGAGGCACTGTGGGGACTGCAGGGGCCGGGGATGCCGTGGGGCCCGATGACGTCCACTCCACAATGGCTGCTGCCGCTGCTGCTGCCGGCGACGTGATCAGGACTGCTGATCCAGCTGCTCTCGCTGCTGGAAGACTGCAGAGAACCAGAAGATCAGGTTAGCAACATCCTACCTCACGTCAGTGACCCTGTGTCATAGCAGCTAATGGAATCTCAAATATATGTTAAAGCCACAAGTACGCAAGTTCAAATGTTTTGGGGTTTCCCCCACTTTCCTTTCTCAACTGTATTACAATAAAAGCCAaagccatgtttttttttatctaatatttaaacatacattttattttcctaAGTAATTTGCCCTGAGGTTTTGGCTTTGTAGCTATCGCACACGAACTGCAGTTTAGCTGTCAGGTTCAATATAGTTTTTACACACTCCGTTCTTCAATAACAGCCTCTTTGCACTGCTGAATTGTGACAGTATTTATAAAACATCTGTGAAGAAATGTGCTGCTCAAACTATTAAAACCAGACTGAAATGATCAGTGATcttgttaaaaataaacctcAGTTGCTTGTTTCTAACATTGTGATTTTTCAGGActggggttcccaaacttttatGTCAGTTGAACACCTCgaaagtaaaatatttacttgaagtacccagagattttaagttaatatatatttcaatgatATATTGGCACATTCATATGTTCACGGCTTTCTGATGTTGGTTGAAGTGGATTCAAACCTCTTTTTAGTTGTAAAAGAGTCTCGTTCCACATTACATTCACACTGTTGTTTTAGGAAGCCAAACAATTtgattaataatgattaaaatcattattattattattattattattaataataataataatagtagaagtagtaatagtttt contains:
- the LOC127508605 gene encoding protein FAM104A; translation: MLTENRKRQRAEGDDEDAQMPQAKRLSSALQSSETGRESWESESSSSESSWISSPDHVAGSSSGSSHCGVDVIGPHGIPGPCSPHSASKQDLLSYQHINRVLREAHFHSLQSRAQSKHR